From a region of the Campylobacter sp. genome:
- a CDS encoding PepSY domain-containing protein: MSSLLKRNKILFNVHLILSIVFSIPLLIIGVTGAILSYQHEFEALINAGSKKIEKTGEMQSVEKILQSFSEQTGAKQPVRLVVPKSDDEAFVVYANRNDAYLVDPYTAQIIGKDRGTGFVLTVMSLHRNLGLALSGNKTAGEVGKQIVGASVVAMILLVISGVWLHFPRLRRKFIEAIKPNFKLKKYALFYNLHTSLGSLSAVIYLLICLTGLNWSYSWYNDAVMKLFVSSQNLPQASAPKAAAASKDHAAAPAKEEGKKPAMYKFSDAQRAYEIFRSSGIEYKEFTLMLAAGDKIGVRYYEPDAPATARPKGASVKLKEGKVAEQKQTDGITVGEFKDANYQLHTGYFFGLAGKILWSLVSLCMALFIFSGFYMTAKRAFKSEKLS; the protein is encoded by the coding sequence ATGAGCTCGCTTTTGAAGCGCAATAAAATTTTGTTTAACGTCCATCTTATTTTGTCGATCGTTTTTTCTATCCCGCTGCTTATCATTGGCGTTACGGGCGCGATTTTATCGTATCAGCACGAGTTTGAGGCGCTAATAAACGCGGGCTCTAAAAAGATCGAAAAAACGGGCGAAATGCAAAGCGTGGAAAAAATTCTGCAAAGCTTTAGCGAGCAAACGGGCGCTAAGCAGCCCGTAAGGCTCGTCGTGCCAAAAAGCGATGACGAAGCCTTCGTCGTTTACGCAAATAGAAATGATGCGTATCTAGTCGATCCGTACACCGCGCAGATCATCGGCAAGGATCGCGGCACGGGCTTTGTGCTAACGGTGATGTCTCTGCACCGAAATTTGGGTTTAGCGCTAAGCGGCAACAAAACTGCAGGCGAGGTCGGTAAACAGATCGTAGGCGCGAGTGTCGTGGCGATGATACTGCTCGTAATAAGCGGCGTCTGGCTGCATTTCCCAAGGCTTAGGCGCAAATTTATCGAAGCTATAAAGCCAAATTTTAAACTCAAAAAATACGCTCTTTTTTATAACCTACACACGAGCCTAGGCTCGCTAAGTGCAGTGATTTACCTGCTTATCTGCTTAACCGGGCTTAACTGGTCGTATAGCTGGTATAACGATGCCGTGATGAAGCTTTTCGTAAGTTCGCAAAATTTACCGCAAGCTAGCGCGCCTAAAGCCGCCGCCGCTTCTAAAGATCACGCCGCCGCACCTGCTAAAGAGGAGGGCAAAAAGCCCGCTATGTATAAATTTAGCGACGCGCAGAGGGCTTATGAGATATTCAGATCAAGTGGCATAGAGTATAAAGAATTTACCCTAATGCTCGCAGCCGGAGATAAGATCGGTGTCAGGTATTATGAGCCCGACGCGCCCGCTACCGCCCGTCCAAAAGGCGCGAGCGTGAAGCTAAAGGAGGGAAAGGTCGCGGAGCAGAAGCAGACGGACGGTATCACCGTGGGCGAGTTTAAAGACGCGAACTATCAGCTTCACACGGGCTATTTTTTCGGGCTCGCGGGTAAAATTTTATGGTCGCTCGTTTCGCTTTGTATGGCGCTTTTTATCTTTAGCGGCTTTTATATGACGGCAAAAAGGGCGTTTAAGTCAGAAAAGCTCAGCTAA